A single Sporosarcina sp. FSL W8-0480 DNA region contains:
- a CDS encoding ATP synthase subunit I: MHTLRNIFNRQKKALFFLLALFVIGWAFTEYRPFFGGLILGSLFGLYNFWILVRRMERFDQSISGGKETKSIGGTALRFGSGVAAAAIALSMPEEFNLISTVIGLMIPYILLLVDRIVVHVKHF, from the coding sequence ATGCATACATTGCGAAACATCTTTAATAGGCAGAAGAAAGCCCTCTTTTTTTTGCTCGCATTGTTTGTCATCGGATGGGCTTTTACTGAGTACAGACCATTTTTCGGAGGTCTCATCTTAGGTTCATTGTTCGGACTGTATAATTTTTGGATACTTGTCCGTAGAATGGAAAGGTTTGATCAATCGATCTCAGGTGGGAAAGAAACAAAGTCAATCGGTGGAACCGCATTGCGATTCGGATCCGGTGTGGCTGCGGCGGCCATTGCGTTGTCGATGCCGGAAGAATTCAATCTGATCAGTACTGTGATCGGGCTGATGATTCCATACATCCTGTTGCTTGTTGACAGGATTGTAGTACACGTAAAGCATTTCTAA